Genomic segment of Paenibacillus sp. FSL R5-0912:
CACATATTCCAGCATCTCGTGGGTAACCCCGCCTCCGCCGTCGCCGTGGCCGTAGAGCAGCATCAGCTCCTCATGCTCTACCTTCAGGTCATAGGCCTGCCAGTGCTCCTGAACATCCTTCGGATGGGTATGCTCGTTCACCCCGTGGTTCTGATAGGCCACGATCTTCGTTCCGTCAATGCCGACCCAGTGGAACAGCGTATGCGGGAACGGGTTGGTATCATTCCAGCCGAGCTTGGTCGTCATGAAGTACTCAATTCCGGCCTGCTTCAAGAGCTGCGGCAGAGAAGCACAATAGCCGAAGGTATCCGGCAGCCATTCAATCGTGGAATGCTTGCCGAATTCCTCCATATAGAAGCCCTGGCCGTAGAGCATCTGCCGTACCAGTGATTCTCCGCCGGGGATGTTCAGATCCGGCTCCACCCACATGCCGCCGACCAGCTCCCAGCGCCCTTCGGCAATCCGTTCCTTAATCCGCCCGTACAGCTGCGGATAGTGCTCCTTGGCGAAGGCATACAGCTGGGGCTGGCTCTGGGAGTAACGGAACTCCGGATATTTATCCATCAGAGCGCAGACCGTGGAGAAGGTCCGGCTGACCTTGCGGACCGTCTCCCGGACCGGCCACAGCCAGGCGATATCGATATGCGACTGGCCCACCATGTGCATCGTCCCCGGGTGCAGCCCCGCAGAGCGTTCCGCCGCCGCTTCCGTCCGCAACTGCTGCTCCGCTGCAGTGACGGCATCGCCGTCAACGAGCAGCTCCTCCTTCATATAGAGCGTGTCCATCACCCGCTCCAACGCCTTCAGGCTGCGGATGCGGCGCATATCCCCCTCCGGCAGCAGCAGGGCTGCTTCATGCACGATTTTCACTGTATGCAGCAGGCTGAACACCGACGGGTTCACCCGCACCAGCGTGATTTCAATCTCTGTAAGCGGCGGCTTGATCACCGCCTGGCGGTTCAGCGGGTCCTCCGGCTCAGGCACCGGATCATACAGCTCAATCTCCAGCTGAAGCTCTCCTCCCGCAGTACCGGGCGGCAGCGGAATGAACCAGTGATTGCTGTCCAGGCCATGGTAGGGTGCTCCATTAATCTTCAAAAGGCCTTCCCCGCGCCCCAGATAGAGCAGCGCGGCTTCTTCCGGCGCCCAGTCTCCCGGAACCGTGATCTCCCGCTGAAGGAAATACGTGGTTCCATAACCGCCGTCCAGCCGTGAAATGCTGTAATTCAGGTGAAGCTCCTCTTCATGTTCATAGTTCCCCGGAGTAAGATAGCGGGACCTCTGCATACTCCATTCCGCAAGCTCTATCTTCTCTGCCCACTGCCGCTTGGCCAGCCACAAGGTGAACCGGTTCATACGCTTCATGGCTCAGCTCTCCTCCCTCACATGGAGCGGTGCCGTCAAGTACTCTACGGAGTGCGGACCTGCCATCACCGCGAATTCTCCCGCTTCCACGATCCGCGTTAAATCCGCAGATACATACTCCAGCTGCTCCCGGCCCACGCTGAACGTCACCGTCTGCGTGTCTCCCGGCTGGAGGCTGATCTTGCGGAAGCCCTTGAGCTGCTTCTCGGGACGGGTAATGGAGGAGGCCAGATCGGAAATATACAGCTGGACCACCTCGCTCCCCGCCCGGTCTCCGGAATTGGTCACATCCACGGAGACAAGCGCCTGCCCGTCCGCAGATATCACGGAAGGCTCCACCTTCAGGTTACTGTATGCAAATTCGCTGTAGCTGAGGCCGTAGCCGAACGGATACTCGGCATGGAAGTCCGTCTCCAGATACCGTTTGCCTCTGGTCCGCCGTTTATAGTAATAGACCGGAAGCTGACCCACATGCTTCGGAATACTGATCGTCAGCCGCCCGGAAGGGTTCACCTCGCCGAAGAGAATATCGGCAATGGCATGCCCGCCTTCCTGGCCCGGATACCAGGCCTCCAGAATGGCATCAGCATGCTCTACAATCCATGGCTCGGCAATCGGACGCCCGTTGATGTAGACCACAATCAGCGGCTTGCCCAGCTTATGAATCTCCTGTGCCAGCTCAAGCTGTACGCCCATCAGATTCAGCGTGGCCCGGTCGATGCCCTCGCCGCATTCCATATCGCTCCAGGAATGCTCAGTCACGACTGAAGCACCGGTAAGCAGATCGATTGTGCCTTCCCCGAAATCTCTGGCACTGGAGCCGCCAATCGCCAGCACAACGGCATCAGCCTCTGCGGCACAGGCCAGCGCATGGGCGAAGCCTTCCCGGGAATCGCCCTTAATCCGGCAGCCGTGTGCATACAGCACCTTGTCCGCACTGCCGCCCAACGCCTGCCGGATTCCCTCAAGCACAGTGACAATCGCGCCTTTGGGCTGCGGCGAGGTATAGTCGCCCAGCTGGTTATACGGCGCATCCGCATTGGGTCCGATTACCGCAAGCTTCGGAATCTGCTTGCTCAGCGGCAGCGTTCCGTTCTCGTTCTTCAGTAGAATGATGCTCTCTCCGGCGATCCGCCGCGCCAGCTCCCGGTGCTCCGGCTTGCCGATCGTCTGCCCGGCCTGCTCAGGATCGGCGTAGGGACGGTCGAACAGCCCGAGCTTGAACTTCAGCTCCAGAATCCGGGCGGCCGCGCGGTCCAGATCGGACTCCTGCAGCCGTCCATGCTCGATAGCGGCCGCGATGTGCTTCTCGAACATTTCGCCCGACATCTCCATATCGATGCCGGCGAGGAGCGCCTGGGCCACTGCCGTCTCCCCGCTACCCGCGGTGTTATGCCCGCTTGTCAGCATCCCCAGCGCTCCGCAATCCGTGATCACGAAGCCCTCGAAGCCCCACTGCTCTCGCAGCACATCCTGCAGCAGATAACGATTCGTCGTGCAGGGCACGCCGTCAATCTCGTTATAGGCTGTCATAATGGACAGCGCTCCGGCCTCCACCGCTTTGCGGAAGGGCAGCAGATCGACTTCATGCAGCTCCCGGAGTCCCATATGCACAGGCGCTGAATTCCGCCCGCCTTCCGAGCTGCCATAGGCGGCGAAATGCTTCAGGGTCGCCATCACGGAATCCTCCGCATCCAGCCGTTCTCCCTGCAATCCCTTCACCGCCTCCACGCCCATCACGGCGATGAGATAAGGATCTTCACCAAACGTCTCCTCCGTACGCCCCCAGCGCGGATCACGCACTACATCCAGCACCGGCGAATAGGTGGCCGCTCCGCCCTGGCTGCGGGTCTCCAGTGCCACTGCCCGGCACATCTCCCGGTACAGCTCCGGATTCCACATGCTGCCCAGAGCCAGCGGAACCGGAAATACGGTCGCGCCGATCGCCATATGTCCGTGTGAGCACTCCTCCCCGAACAGAATGGGAATCCCCAGCCGGCTCTCCTTCATCGCGTAGGCCTGAATGGCATTCACCGCCTCTGCTCCTTGCTTCGGGGACAGGCCCGTCTCCAGGGTAACGCCGGTCCACGGGTCTGCACGCAGCGTTCCATACAAGGAACCGACACCTCCGGCTGCAACCTGGCGCTTGAAAGCTTCTGTCATACCTGTAGTTCCGTCAGGGTGCTTCTCATAGCACTGCCAGCCGAAAGGCTGGACTAATTGTCCAGCCTTCTCTCCAAGGGTCATGCGCTGCAGCAGGTCCTGTACCCGATCGGTCACAGGGCGCGCTTTATCCTTATAGATCATTTTTACAGCACCTTTCTGCATTTAGACATTCATACCGCTCTTTAGCGGCACAACAGCGGATGAAATTTAGTTGGTTTTCCAGCGGTCATAAGCAGCCTGGTTGATCTCGGCTACACGCTCTCCGCCCATTTTCTTAACCGTCGCCACATAATTATCCCACCCCGTAAGCGGCTCGGCTCCGGTAATGAACTTCGCTTCCATCTGCTTCACATACGTGCTCAGATCCGAATTCAGGCTGCTGATCTCGGTCTGTTCTTCCACGGTGAGGAACAGGGCCGGGAACGGAATCCGTGCGCCTTTATCCAGTAGCTTCTGCTTGGTCTCCTGTTCTACCCAGAGGTCAAAGTCTGTCTTCAGTCCCTTGTTGATATCATCCATGGACAGAGTTGGCGCAGGAATACCGTAGTTAGGCGTCAGCGTGGCCCGGTAATCTTCCATTTCCTTGCCGTCTGGTACAGGCAGGTATTGCTTGACCCGGTTGTCTTTGTCGGTGTATTCCCAGAGAACACCCTCCGGCCCTTTATTGAAGTACAAGGCACCTTCATAGGAGTAGAGATAATCTACCCAGCGCAGTGAGGCCTCCGGCTCCGGATTGCTGTTCGTAATGGCAAAAGCGCCGGTTGTAATCCCTCTGTTCTTGGCAATCGCCGGCGCATCCACCGATTCGCTGCGGACTGGCGCAAACATCGGATCAGACGTCGAAGGCTCTCCGCCCTTGGTCATATAAGCATGCCAGTCGGAGAAGAGAGCGACGCGGTTGTTCTGCGCTTTGGCCTTCTTCTGCTCCGCTGTCTGCGAGAAGCTCTCATGATCCAGCAGCTCCTCGGACCACAGGCGGTTCATATAAGTCAGATACTCCTTGTAGCCTTCTTCCAGCGGTGTATAATGCACCTTATCCGCATCGTCTACATAAATTTCCTCCTCATAGATTCCGAAGGCTCCCAGCAGCCAGGTACGGATATCGCGGAGGTTCGCAGCGGCTGTCGTAACTGAGGAAATCGGAAGTTCATCAGCAATGCCATTGCCGTTCGGATCTTCCTCCTTCACACGCTTCAGATAGGTATACAGCTCCTCTGTTGTTTCGGGAAGCTTGTCAATATTGAGCGCCTTCAGGAAATCCCCGTTATACCACATCGGGTTGCGGTACCAGTGCTGGCTGAATTCCACCACCGGCAAGGAATAGATATGCCCGTCCGGGGCTGTGATCGATTTGCGGACATCCGGGTACTCCTCCAGCAGCGCTTTGAAGTTCGGGGCATACTCTTCGATCAGGTCCTCCAGAGGGATCAGGATACCCTGCTCTCCATAATTCATCTGTTCTGCAGTCGTCAGACCCGCTGCGTAGAAGATATCCGGGTAATCCCCGCTGGCAAACACCAGGTTCTTCTTCGTCTCGAAGCTGTCCTTCGGCGCGTTCTTATATTCCATAGTAATGCCGGACATCTCCTGCATCTGCTGGAGCACCGCCATATTCTCCCAGTTCTGAATTCCTACATCCGGCGCTGTGAGCGTCAGTGTTACGGGCTGATTCACAATCGGAAAGCCTTCCTTGTTCACAGTAACTTCGCCGCTGCTGTTATTCTTGGCCCCTTCGTTTGAATTGCCGCAGCCTGCCAGCAACGTCAGGATCATAGCCGAAGACAGCAGAAGCTTCCATGGTTTACGTGTGGTTTGCATTGATAATTCCTCCCTTATGTTCATTACATTTTAACCGCTTAGCCTTTAACTGAGCCAATCATGACGCCTTGAACAAAATAACGCTGCAGGAACGGATAGACAGCCACGATGGGTAGCGTAGAGACGACAATAACTCCATATTTGATCAGCGATGCCGTTTCTGCCTTATTATTCATGGCGATCGCCACCTCGCCGTTGATCGCAGCGCCCGTGGTTTCGGCCGACATTTCCTGAAGGACAAGGATCTGGCGCAGCACCATCTGCAGCGGATACTTGGCTTCATCATTCAAATAGATCAGGGACGGGAAATAGCTGTTCCAGTGGCCTACCCCGTAGAACAGGGCCATAACGGCAATAATCGGTGCGGACAGCGGCAAAATAATACGGATGAACAGCCCCAGGTTCGTAGAGCCGTCAATGTGCGCCGCCTCCTGCAATTCCTTCGGGATGGTCGTCTGGAAAAAGGTGCGGGCTACGACGATGTTCCAGACCGAAGCGGCCACCGGCAGAATCAATGCGCCCATACTGTTGATGAGGCCCAGGTTCTTGACCAGCAGATACGTCGGCACGAGTCCGCCGCTGAAGAACATCGTGAACAGAATGATACCCATAAACAGCTGGCGTCCGACAAAGTCAGATCTGCTGAGCGCATAGGAGGCCGGCAGCGTAACCGCGAGATTGAGCAGGGTGCCCGCCACCGTGTAAATAATGGTATTCAAGTAACCATTCCATATCTTAGGGTTCTCAAAAACAAGCTTGTAGCCGTCCAGTGTCACGTTCTTCGGGAACAGCCACATGGCTCCCGAATTGACATCCTGCGGCGAACTGATCGAAGCGCTGAGAATATAGACCAGCGGATAGAGAACAACCAGCAGGGCAAGGCACAGATAAATATAGGTGCTGATCAGAAACAGCTTGTCTCCCCTTGACTCTTTCATAGCAGTAACCAAAGACTTCAACTCCTTTCTACCAGAGACTGTTCTCACTGGTGCGTTTGGCAATCCGGTTGACGGTAACCAGCAGAATTACGTTGACCACCGAGTTGAACAATCCGACAGCCGTAGAGAAGCTGTATTGGGCGTTCACTAGCCCGGCGCGGTATACATAAGTGGATATGACATCGGAAGCTTCCATATTGAGCGAATTCTGCAGCAGCAGAATTTTCTCGAAGCCAAGGCCCAGAATATTCCCCATATTCAGGATCAGCATGATCGTAATCGTGGGGATAATCGTCGGCAGGTTGATATGCAGCACCCGTTTGATCCGGCTTGCTCCATCCACAATGGCCGCTTCATGCAGCTGGGGATCTACGCCTGACAGAGCCGCGAGATAAATAATCGTTCCCCACCCGGTGCTCTGCCAGACGCCCGAGAAGACATACACGGTCTTGAACCAGGCCGGATCGGTCAGAAACTGCGCAGGCTCGAAGCCCAGGAATTCGATGGCCCGGACAATCATTCCGCTGGAGGGCGACAGGAAGGTAATAATCATCCCTGCCATAACAACGACGGAAATGAAATGCGGCGCATAGGTTACCGTCTGGACTGATTTTTTGAACGGGCCGTTGCGGACCTCATTGAAGGCCAGCGCCAGAATGATCGGCAGCGGAAACCCGATGGCCAGTTCATAGAAGCTGATACTGAATGTGTTCCAGAGCAGATCCCAGAAGAAATAGGAATTGAAGAACCGTTCAAAATGGTCAAAGCCTACCCATTCGCTGCCCGTAATTCCCTTCGAGGGTACGAAATTCTTAAACGCAATCTGAATACCGTACATCGGACCGTAATGAAAAACGAGGAAATACAGTAATGCGGGAAGCATGAACAGATAGAGCTCCCAATTTTGCCAGATTCTTTTGCCAAGGGACTTGTTCTTCAATGAAGGACTTCCGGATACTTCAGCATTACTCCCCTTCATTCTCCCACTCCTCTCTATGTTAGTTTTCATGACATTAAATCATGCAGCCGCTTCGCATTCTCGCTAATCACCTTCCTGCTAACGCTTACAACACCAAGTGTAGTGAAACTAAGCTGACATCGTAAATATGTAGGATGTGCATTGTCATGTTAAGGGAGTGTAAAACCGCGCCGCTGCAGGACTTTCCGGAATTGCCTGCTGTAGTTGCCCACGGTTAGCCTGCTGCCGCAAATATGTGAATTATGAACCTCTCTCCCCCCTGCAAAAGTTACATATTGTGATCCCCGGGCAGGTATGCAAACATTTGCTACGAATGCCAAGACTAAATATCCGACTGATGATATAGGAGGTTACTGTCATGACCCGTACAACCGCACACCTGATCTCCCACACCCACTGGGACCGGGAATGGTACATGCCTTACGAGCGTCACCACGTTCTGCTGGCGAAGCTGATGAATGAGCTCCTGGAAACTCTGGAGAAGGATGAACGCTACCGTTATTTCCACCTGGACGGACAGACCATTATTATTGAAGACTATCTTCAGATTCATCCGGAGAAAAGAGAGCAGCTGGAGAGATTCATCCTCGAAGGCCGTATTGTCATCGGCCCCTGGTATGTGCTCCAGGATGAATTCCTGACCAGCTCGGAGGCCAATGTCCGCAATCTGCTGATCGGCCATCAGGACGCGGCCAAATATGGCGTCATCTCCAAGCTGGGTTATTTCCCGGATTCCTTCGGCAATATGGGACAAGCCCCGCAGCTGCTCCGGCAGGCAGACATTGAGACTGCGGTGTTCGGGCGCGGAGTGAAGCCGACGGGCTTCGACAATATGGTCGGCGAGTTGAACAGCTCAAGCTATGAATCGCCTTACTCCGAGATGTTCTGGGAATCACCCGACGGCTCAAGCGTGCTGGGGCTGCTGTTTGCGAACTGGTACAGCAACGGCAACGAGGTGCCGGTAGATGCGGGTGAAGCCAAGGCCTTCTGGGACAAAAAAATCGCCGATGCCGGCAAATATGCCTCCACCCCCGAGCTGCTGTTCATGAACGGCTGTGATCATCAGCCGGTACAGCGTGATCTCGCCGATGCGCTGGAGACCGCGAGGAAGCTCTACCCGGACACGGATTTCGTCCATTCCAGCTTCGAGCAGTACTTGGAGGCGCTGGGTCCTTCGCTGCCTGAAGATCTGGTCACCGTACACGGAGAGCTGCGCAGCCAGCATACGGACGGCTGGGGGACGCTGGTGAACACCGCTTCCGCCCGCGTCTATCTGAAGCAGCTGAATCATCAGGGCCAGACCCTGCTGGAGAAGGGCGCCGAGCCGCTGGCTGCCCTGGCTTATCTGCTCAGCGGGCAGGCTTATCCCCACGCCCTGCTGACCTACGCCTGGAAGACGCTGATGCAGAATCATCCGCATGACAGCATCTGCGGCTGTAGCGTGGATGAGGTTCACCGCGAGATGGTTACACGCTTCGAGAAGAGCAGGCATGTCGGCGAGGCTATTATGGAGGAGAGCCTGAAGGCGATCTCCGGTCAGATTGGAACTATGGGCGTAGCCGCCTGGGGAGAATCTGCCATTCCCGTGACGGTCTTCAATACAACCGGCTGGGAACGCAGTGGTACGGTTAGTGTGGAGGTAGCGGTAGCCAAACGGTACTTCAAGGGAGGCCCGAATCCTGCGGCGATTGCCGAAGCGCTGGATCAGTTACCGCTTGAGCTTGCGCGCGGGCGGCTGCTGGGTGCGGACGGACGGGTCCTGGCCTGCAAGGCCGAGGATCTCGGCACCCGGTTCGGCTATGAGCTGCCGGACGATCAGTTCCGCAAGCCTTATATGGCGCGTATGGTCCGGCTGACCTTCGAAGCTGTGCAGATTCCGCCGCTTGGCTATACCACTTATGCCTGGGTGGAGTCACCGGGTAGCGCATCCGCTGGAGCTGCCGGGGCTGCTGCCAGCCCGCTTAGGCTCACCGAGACGGGGATGGAGAACGGATTCCTGGCCATCCAGATCCGGGAAGACGGCTCGTATGATGTGAAGGACAAGCACACCGGCAAAGTCTTCGCCGGACTAGGGGTTTACGAGAATTACGGGGATATCGGAAATGAGTATGTGTTCCGCCAGCCGGAGGGCGATGCTGCTCTGACTACCAAGGGACTGGACGCCCGCATCACGCTTGCCGAGCACGAGCCTTACCGCGTCACCTATGAAATCGTGCATGAATGGACCGTTCCGGCTTCCGCCGATGCCTCCTTCGAGGAGGAGAAGCGCCGGATGGTTCCGTTCCGCCAGCGCAAGGCGGGACGCTCTTCAGCCCAGGTCCCGCTGCGGATCGTAACCCGGATCAGTCTGGAGGCTAATGGGACCGGCATTCAGGTCTCTGCCACGTTCAATAACCAGGCCAAGGACCACAGGCTGCGCGTCCTCTTCCCTACGGATCTTGCCGCCTCCACACTCTTGGCGGATTCCATCTTCGAAGCGGCGGAGCGCGCCATTGAACCGGCTGCCGACTGGATCAATCCGAGCAATGCCCAGCACCAGCAGGCTTACGTCAGTGTGTCGGACGGCAGCGCGGGTCTTGTGGTCGCCAACAAAGGGCTGAACGAATACGAGGTCCTGCGTGACGGAAGCAATACCATTGCCGTAACCCTGCTACGCAGTGTGTCGGAGCTGGGGGACTGGGGCGTGTTCCCTACGCCGGAAGCCCAGTGCCTGGGTGAGCAGACCGCTCAATTCGCGGTTCGCCCTTATGCCGGAGATGCCGGGTGGCCGGAGGCCTTCGCCTGGGCCTACCAGTATCAGGTGCCTTGGTTCACTGTACAGACCGGCTGGCAGCAGGGCTCCCTGCCTGCCGAGTATCAGCCGCTGGAGTGGCAGGGCCGCACAATGGCCCTCTCCGCCTTCAAGCTGTCGGAAGAACATGAGGATATTATCCTGCGGTGGTACAATCTGGCGCATCAGGAGCAGGATTTTGCGCTCGTGCCGCATTTTCCCGTAGAGGCTGTACATGCCAGTGATATTCTGGAGCGGCGGAAACAGACAGCCATATTAGATGAAGGAATTCTGCGCAGCACCGCCGGCAAAGCCCAAATTGTAACTTATGCCCTGCAAACGGTACAACCCTAAATTCACTATGCCTGAGGAGGAATTAACGATGAACCTGCCAGCTTCCATTACCACCTATCTGAATGAGGCCGACGAACGGCTCAAGCATCACCCGAAACTGCAGCAATTGTTCCGCAATTGCTTCCCGAATACGCTGGAGACGACCACCAAGCTGCTGGAGGACGGCACCACCTTCGTGTTCACCGGAGATATTCCGGCCATGTGGCTGCGCGATTCGACGGAGCAGGTGCGCCACTACATTCCTTTTGCCAAAAACGATCCGGAATTGCAGCGCATTCTCCGCGGCCTGATCGCCCGCCAGATGTTCTATGTCAATATTGATCCGTACACCAACGCCTTCAACGAAACGGCCAGCGACAAGCATTACCGGGATACGGACGACTGCAATCTGAATCCGTGGATGTGGGAGCGCAAGTATGAGCTGGACTCCCTCTGCTTCGTTGTACAGCTGGCGTATATGTACTGGAAGGAAGCAGAGCAGCGCGATATCTTCGATGCTGCCTGCTACCAGGCGCTGACCTCCATTGTGAATGTTATCGAAACCGAGCAATATCACGGGGAGAAGTCGCCATACCATTTCATCCGGCAGACGCTTCAGGATACGGAAACTTTGCACAATAACGGACGCGGCATGCCTGTCAACTATACCGGCATGAGCTGGTCCGGCTTCCGGCCAAGCGATGACAGCTGCGAATTCGGCTACAACATTCCCTCCAATATGTTCGCCGTAGTCATTCTGGGTTATATCCGCGAGATTGCAAGCGAGGTCTACATGGACGAAAGACTGGCGGCACGGGCGGCGAAGCTGCGCAAGGAGATCGACTTCGGCATCCGTACCTACGGAATCGTGACTCACCCAAAATACGGCAGAATCTACGCCTATGAAACGGACGGATTCGGCAATTATTCCCTGATGGACGATGCGGGCACACCTGGACTGATGTCCATTCCTTATATTGGTTATGTTGGCGTAGAGGATGAGATTTATCAGAACACACGCCGTTTCGCCCTCAGCTTCGACAATCCCTTCTACTTCGAGGGCAAGCACGCCAAGGGCATTGGCAGTCCGCATACGCCGGGCGGTTATGTGTGGCACATGGCACTGTCCATGCAGGCGCTGACGGCAGACAACGATGAGGAGATCAAGGAGCTGATCGACATGCTGATCCGCACTGATGCGGATACCGGCTACATGCACGAAGGCTTCCACCCGGATGATCCAGCCGACTTCTCCCGCGAGTGGTTCGCCTGGTCCAATAGCCTGTTCGCCACGCTGATCGGCAAAGCGATGGATAAAGGGCTGTTCTAGGAAAGATGAATCGGCTTTGCCGTCCTTTTATGAGAGGCGGGTAGGCGGGTAGGCTTCTGTACAGCCGACTTCCGGAGATCCATTTCTCATACTTAGCTGATCTGCCAGACCACTAATGTATTTGCTTCGCAGAACCGGCAGCAGCCTCCTTGAATTCAAGGGGGCTGCTGCCGGTTTGTTGAGATGAAAATGCAGTGGGAGCAAGGCACGGAGCTGGTGAAACCTGGTGCACTAACGGCTAATGCGCCTCATTCACGCCTATCGGCTACTTTCAGCTAATTCAGGTGCACTAGTGCTCCTCAGTTCCGCCTGCCGGGTACTTCGCCCCCCTCATTTTACCCGTACTCGCTATTCCCTGAACAAAATCACCCCGAGGGGTGATTCAGGCTGGAGCCTATCATTGGAGCATTTCCGTAATTGGAACTTGGCGGATTCTTCCTGACGCCTCTGCCCGTAAGGTGGACTGAGATTCCGTTATGTTGGCAAATCTGATGAAATGGTAGGACGATCGGACTGAGATTCCGTTAAGCATCCGGATATCCGTCATTTTGGCCTCAAATGAACGATATAAGCGATTCTCAGTCCGTCTCATCCTTATTTATGGTTTTTTGGGCGAAATAACGACTTCTCAGTCCGCTTCACTCACCGGGTCCAATGATTTACGCATCCGGTGAATTCAGATGTACTTGTGCTCCCCATTCCCTCATCCCCCCCGCTTTCGGCGGACTCTGAGGGATGTATCTCTTTCCGAATTATATTTGTACAAAAACGGCAGCGCCCCTTGAAATCAAGGAGGGCGCTGCCGTATGTAGAGCGTTTCTTATTCTATTTAGTAGCTGCTCTGACTTTGTTCACCTTTGGCAATGGCTACGCCGCCGCTTGTCCCGATCCGGGTAGCGCCTGCTCCGACCATTACGAGGGCATCTTCCGCACTGCGCACACCGCCGGATGCCTTAACGCCGATATCAGGGCCGACAGTCGCCCGCATGAGTGCGATATCTTCCTTCGTTGCGCCTCCCGTGGAGAAGCCGGTCGAAGTCTTCACAAAGTCGGCTCCCGCTTCTACAGCGAGCTTACAGGCGCGGACCTTCTCTCCATCGGACAGCAGGCAGGTTTCAATGATGACTTTGGTTAGTGCTTTACCGCGGGCAGCTTCAACCACTGCGGCGATATCACGTTTCACCAGCTCGTCATTGCCGTCTTTCAATGCGCCGATATTAATAACCATATCTACTTCGCCAGCACCGTTAGCAATCGCATCGGTGGTTTCAAAGGCTTTGGTTTCCGGTGTGGACGATCCCAGCGGGAACCCGATTACTGTACATACTTTTACTTCCGGCGTATCCTTCAGCACGGCATAGGCCGTGGACACCCAGGCCGGGTTCACACAGACCGAAGCGAATTTGTATGCTTTGGCTTCCTCAGCCAGCTTGATAATATCGTCTTTACGGGCATCCGCCTTCAGCAGCGTATGATCAATAATCCCGGATATTGTAGTTTCACTCATTATTAATTCCTCCATGTAATCGGTAGTAGATGTTCGCATTCCTTGTAATCATACCAATAGTCGAACACTTTGGAAAGCCGGAGAGCGAGCACCTGCTACTGCGCCCGATCAACACTCGAATCGCCGCCTATACCTTCACCTGCCGGATAGCCTCCCGCAAGTCGCCCGTGTTCGCGCTGATCATCATCGAAGCCTCGTACACTTCTTTGATCTTCTCCAGTTGAAGACCTGTAAGCTCACGGATCTGCCTTGTCTGCTCCGAGACACCTCCGGCAATGGAGGCCATGCTGCCCACCGTTGCAGCAACCTCCTCCGAGCCTGCAGACAGCTGCTCTGCCGTCGCGGAGACATCGATGATCTGTCCGGCCACCTCACGAAAAGCGGCCGAGGCTTCCAGCAGCGCAGCTTCTGCTTCAGCAGACATCCGCACACCTTCACTGACTTCATGGGAAGCGTCCGTCATTTGCGTACCGATGCTTGCCGAGGCATTGCCGATATGAATCAGTAAATCGGCTACCCGCTCGACAGAAGCCGCAGAGCCCTCTGCCAGCTTGCGTACCTCTCCGGCTACGACAGTGAAGCCCCGCCCGTGTTCTCCCGCGCGCGCTGCCTCAATCGAGGCATTCAGCGCAAGCAGCTTCGTCTGATCGGCGAACTGCCTGATCGAAGCCAGCGCCCCCTCAATTTCATT
This window contains:
- a CDS encoding alpha-mannosidase, which codes for MTRTTAHLISHTHWDREWYMPYERHHVLLAKLMNELLETLEKDERYRYFHLDGQTIIIEDYLQIHPEKREQLERFILEGRIVIGPWYVLQDEFLTSSEANVRNLLIGHQDAAKYGVISKLGYFPDSFGNMGQAPQLLRQADIETAVFGRGVKPTGFDNMVGELNSSSYESPYSEMFWESPDGSSVLGLLFANWYSNGNEVPVDAGEAKAFWDKKIADAGKYASTPELLFMNGCDHQPVQRDLADALETARKLYPDTDFVHSSFEQYLEALGPSLPEDLVTVHGELRSQHTDGWGTLVNTASARVYLKQLNHQGQTLLEKGAEPLAALAYLLSGQAYPHALLTYAWKTLMQNHPHDSICGCSVDEVHREMVTRFEKSRHVGEAIMEESLKAISGQIGTMGVAAWGESAIPVTVFNTTGWERSGTVSVEVAVAKRYFKGGPNPAAIAEALDQLPLELARGRLLGADGRVLACKAEDLGTRFGYELPDDQFRKPYMARMVRLTFEAVQIPPLGYTTYAWVESPGSASAGAAGAAASPLRLTETGMENGFLAIQIREDGSYDVKDKHTGKVFAGLGVYENYGDIGNEYVFRQPEGDAALTTKGLDARITLAEHEPYRVTYEIVHEWTVPASADASFEEEKRRMVPFRQRKAGRSSAQVPLRIVTRISLEANGTGIQVSATFNNQAKDHRLRVLFPTDLAASTLLADSIFEAAERAIEPAADWINPSNAQHQQAYVSVSDGSAGLVVANKGLNEYEVLRDGSNTIAVTLLRSVSELGDWGVFPTPEAQCLGEQTAQFAVRPYAGDAGWPEAFAWAYQYQVPWFTVQTGWQQGSLPAEYQPLEWQGRTMALSAFKLSEEHEDIILRWYNLAHQEQDFALVPHFPVEAVHASDILERRKQTAILDEGILRSTAGKAQIVTYALQTVQP
- a CDS encoding glycoside hydrolase family 125 protein, whose product is MNLPASITTYLNEADERLKHHPKLQQLFRNCFPNTLETTTKLLEDGTTFVFTGDIPAMWLRDSTEQVRHYIPFAKNDPELQRILRGLIARQMFYVNIDPYTNAFNETASDKHYRDTDDCNLNPWMWERKYELDSLCFVVQLAYMYWKEAEQRDIFDAACYQALTSIVNVIETEQYHGEKSPYHFIRQTLQDTETLHNNGRGMPVNYTGMSWSGFRPSDDSCEFGYNIPSNMFAVVILGYIREIASEVYMDERLAARAAKLRKEIDFGIRTYGIVTHPKYGRIYAYETDGFGNYSLMDDAGTPGLMSIPYIGYVGVEDEIYQNTRRFALSFDNPFYFEGKHAKGIGSPHTPGGYVWHMALSMQALTADNDEEIKELIDMLIRTDADTGYMHEGFHPDDPADFSREWFAWSNSLFATLIGKAMDKGLF
- the deoC gene encoding deoxyribose-phosphate aldolase → MSETTISGIIDHTLLKADARKDDIIKLAEEAKAYKFASVCVNPAWVSTAYAVLKDTPEVKVCTVIGFPLGSSTPETKAFETTDAIANGAGEVDMVINIGALKDGNDELVKRDIAAVVEAARGKALTKVIIETCLLSDGEKVRACKLAVEAGADFVKTSTGFSTGGATKEDIALMRATVGPDIGVKASGGVRSAEDALVMVGAGATRIGTSGGVAIAKGEQSQSSY